The following coding sequences lie in one Arabidopsis thaliana chromosome 3, partial sequence genomic window:
- the TCP16 gene encoding TCP domain protein 16 (TCP domain protein 16 (TCP16); CONTAINS InterPro DOMAIN/s: Transcription factor, TCP (InterPro:IPR005333), Transcription factor TCP subgroup (InterPro:IPR017887); BEST Arabidopsis thaliana protein match is: TCP family transcription factor (TAIR:AT5G41030.1); Has 1158 Blast hits to 1158 proteins in 138 species: Archae - 0; Bacteria - 0; Metazoa - 0; Fungi - 0; Plants - 1158; Viruses - 0; Other Eukaryotes - 0 (source: NCBI BLink).): MDSKNGINNSQKARRTPKDRHLKIGGRDRRIRIPPSVAPQLFRLTKELGFKTDGETVSWLLQNAEPAIFAATGHGVTTTSNEDIQPNRNFPSYTFNGDNISNNVFPCTVVNTGHRQMVFPVSTMTDHAPSTNYSTISDNYNSTFNGNATASDTTSAATTTATTTV; the protein is encoded by the coding sequence atgGATTCGAAAAATGGAATTAACAACAGCCAAAAGGCAAGAAGGACTCCAAAAGACCGCCATTTGAAAATTGGTGGCCGTGATCGTCGCATTCGGATCCCGCCGAGTGTTGCTCCCCAACTATTTAGATTGACAAAAGAACTCGGCTTTAAAACCGATGGTGAAACTGTCAGTTGGCTCCTCCAGAATGCCGAGCCTGCCATTTTCGCAGCCACGGGACATGGTGTCACCACCACCTCCAATGAAGATATCCAGCCAAATAGGAATTTTCCTAGTTACACCTTTAATGGTGATAATATTAGTAATAACGTTTTCCCTTGTACGGTTGTAAATACTGGTCATCGTCAGATGGTGTTTCCGGTTTCTACAATGACAGATCATGCACCTTCAACTAATTACAGTACTATTAGTGATAATTACAATTCCACCTTTAATGGTAATGCTACCGCCAGTGATACAAcatcagcagcaacaacaacagccACAACCACAGTTTGA
- the LOX2 gene encoding lipoxygenase 2 (lipoxygenase 2 (LOX2); FUNCTIONS IN: lipoxygenase activity; INVOLVED IN: in 7 processes; LOCATED IN: chloroplast thylakoid membrane, chloroplast stroma, chloroplast, chloroplast envelope; EXPRESSED IN: 24 plant structures; EXPRESSED DURING: 13 growth stages; CONTAINS InterPro DOMAIN/s: Lipoxygenase, iron binding site (InterPro:IPR020833), Lipoxygenase, C-terminal (InterPro:IPR013819), Lipoxygenase, LH2 (InterPro:IPR001024), Lipase/lipooxygenase, PLAT/LH2 (InterPro:IPR008976), Lipoxygenase, conserved site (InterPro:IPR020834), Lipoxygenase (InterPro:IPR000907), Lipoxygenase, plant (InterPro:IPR001246); BEST Arabidopsis thaliana protein match is: PLAT/LH2 domain-containing lipoxygenase family protein (TAIR:AT1G67560.1); Has 1459 Blast hits to 1423 proteins in 177 species: Archae - 0; Bacteria - 74; Metazoa - 524; Fungi - 48; Plants - 784; Viruses - 0; Other Eukaryotes - 29 (source: NCBI BLink).) has product MYCRESLSSLQTLNVAKSLSSLFPKQSALINPISAGRRNNLPRPNLRRRCKVTASRANIEQEGNTVKEPIQNIKVKGYITAQEEFLEGITWSRGLDDIADIRGRSLLVELISAKTDQRITVEDYAQRVWAEAPDEKYECEFEMPEDFGPVGAIKIQNQYHRQLFLKGVELKLPGGSITFTCESWVAPKSVDPTKRIFFSDKSYLPSQTPEPLKKYRKEELETLQGKNREEVGEFTKFERIYDYDVYNDVGDPDNDPELARPVIGGLTHPYPRRCKTGRKPCETDPSSEQRYGGEFYVPRDEEFSTAKGTSFTGKAVLAALPSIFPQIESVLLSPQEPFPHFKAIQNLFEEGIQLPKDAGLLPLLPRIIKALGEAQDDILQFDAPVLINRDRFSWLRDDEFARQTLAGLNPYSIQLVEEWPLISKLDPAVYGDPTSLITWEIVEREVKGNMTVDEALKNKRLFVLDYHDLLLPYVNKVRELNNTTLYASRTLFFLSDDSTLRPVAIELTCPPNINKPQWKQVFTPGYDATSCWLWNLAKTHAISHDAGYHQLISHWLRTHACTEPYIIAANRQLSAMHPIYRLLHPHFRYTMEINARARQSLVNGGGIIETCFWPGKYALELSSAVYGKLWRFDQEGLPADLIKRGLAEEDKTAEHGVRLTIPDYPFANDGLILWDAIKEWVTDYVKHYYPDEELITSDEELQGWWSEVRNIGHGDKKDEPWWPVLKTQDDLIGVVTTIAWVTSGHHAAVNFGQYGYGGYFPNRPTTTRIRMPTEDPTDEALKEFYESPEKVLLKTYPSQKQATLVMVTLDLLSTHSPDEEYIGEQQEASWANEPVINAAFERFKGKLQYLEGVIDERNVNITLKNRAGAGVVKYELLKPTSEHGVTGMGVPYSISI; this is encoded by the exons atgtattgtaGAGAGTCCTTGTCGAGTCTCCAGACTTTGAACGTAGCAAAGAGTCTCAGCTCTTTGTTCCCTAAACAATCAGCTCTCATCAACCCGATCTCCGCTGGACGTCGAAACAACCTGCCTCGTCCAAACCTCAGAAGACGATGTAAGGTCACCGCTTCACGGGCTAATATTGAACAAGAAGGTAACACAGTGAAAGAACCCATTCAGAATATTAAAGTAAAGGGATACATAACGGCCCAAGAAGAGTTTCTGGAGGGCATAACTTGGTCGAGAGGTCTCGATGACATTGCTGATATCCGCGGCAGATCATTGCTCGTCGAGCTTATTAGCGCCAAGACTGACCAGC GGATTACGGTAGAAGACTACGCACAACGTGTATGGGCCGAAGCCCCTGATGAGAAGTACGAGTGCGAGTTTGAGATGCCTGAAGACTTTGGACCAGTGGGAGCCATCAAGATTCAGAACCAATACCATCGACAGTTGTTCCTCAAGGGGGTAGAGCTTAAATTACCCGGCGGGTCGATAACGTTTACATGTGAGTCATGGGTGGCCCCCAAGTCCGTTGACCCAACCAAGCGGATATTCTTCTCCGACAAGTCCTACTTGCCTTCCCAAACACCAGAGCCTCTTAAAAAGTATCGAAAAGAGGAGCTCGAGACCTTACAAGGCAAGAACCGCGAGGAAGTTGGTGAATTTACCAAGTTTGAGCGCATTTACGACTATGATGTGTACAACGATGTTGGTGACCCTGACAATGATCCTGAACTTGCTCGTCCGGTAATTGGAGGCCTCACACATCCATATCCAAGGCGTTGCAAGACCGGTCGAAAACCTTGTGAGACTGACCCCTCTTCAGAGCAACGCTACGGGGGAGAGTTCTATGTACCAAGAGACGAGGAGTTCTCTACAGCCAAGGGCACTTCATTCACAGGCAAGGCCGTACTGGCAGCTCTTCCCTCCATCTTCCCTCAGATCGAGTCTGTTCTATTGAGTCCCCAAGAACCTTTTCCACACTTCAAGGCCATACAAAATCTCTTTGAAGAAGGCATTCAGCTTCCCAAGGATGCTGGCCTCTTACCTCTGCTCCCCAGAATCATCAAAGCTCTTGGCGAAGCTCAAGATGATATTCTCCAGTTTGATGCCCCAGTTCTCATTAACA GGGATAGATTTTCATGGTTACGAGACGACGAGTTTGCTCGCCAGACACTTGCCGGCCTTAATCCTTATAGCATTCAGCTAGTTGAA GAGTGGCCGTTAATAAGCAAACTAGACCCGGCCGTTTATGGTGATCCCACCTCACTCATTACTTGGGAAATTGTGGAAAGAGAAGTTAAAGGAAACATGACAGTTGATGAG GCTCTAAAGAATAAGAGATTGTTCGTGTTGGATTATCATGATTTGCTTCTACCATATGTGAACAAAGTGAGAGAGTTAAACAATACCACATTATATGCTTCTAGAACACTATTCTTCCTCAGCGATGATAGCACATTGAGGCCTGTTGCCATTGAGTTGACTTGTCCACCAAATATCAACAAGCCCCAATGGAAACAAGTCTTCACGCCAGGCTATGATGCTACGTCATGCTGGCTATGGAATCTTGCTAAGACTCATGCTATCTCTCATGACGCCGGTTATCATCAGCTTATTTCCCATTG GTTGAGGACTCATGCCTGTACGGAGCCATACATAATAGCGGCAAATAGACAACTAAGTGCCATGCATCCCATTTATAGGCTTTTGCATCCTCATTTCCGCTACACCATGGAAATCAACGCTCGTGCACGCCAAAGTCTTGTCAACGGAGGTGGAATCATTGAGACTTGTTTCTGGCCCGGGAAGTATGCATTAGAGCTAAGTTCAGCCGTCTATGGTAAACTATGGAGGTTTGACCAGGAAGGCTTACCCGCGGATCTCATCAAAag GGGGTTGGCTGAGGAAGATAAGACCGCAGAACATGGAGTACGTCTGACGATACCAGACTATCCATTTGCAAATGATGGTCTAATATTGTGGGATGCAATTAAAGAATGGGTGACAGACTATGTGAAACATTACTATCCTGATGAAGAACTGATCACATCGGACGAGGAACTCCAAGGATGGTGGAGTGAAGTGCGGAACATAGGCCACGGAGACAAGAAAGACGAACCTTGGTGGCCTGTCCTCAAAACACAAGATGACTTGATTGGTGTGGTAACTACGATTGCATGGGTCACCTCAGGTCACCATGCAGCTGTAAACTTTGGACAGTACGGATATGGAGGATACTTTCCCAACCGACCAACGACAACAAGGATAAGAATGCCAACGGAAGATCCGACAGATGAAGCCTTAAAAGAGTTCTATGAGTCGCCAGAAAAAGTGTTGCTTAAGACATACCCATCGCAGAAACAGGCGACCCTAGTGATGGTCACGTTGGATCTTTTATCAACACATTCACCTGACGAAGAGTACATTGGAGAACAACAAGAAGCATCTTGGGCCAATGAGCCTGTTATCAATGCTGCATTTGAAAGATTCAAAGGCAAGCTCCAATATCTAGAAGGAGTGATAGATGAGAGAAACGTGAACATTACTCTAAAGAATAGAGCTGGAGCTGGTGTTGTTAAGTATGAGCTTTTGAAGCCTACCTCTGAGCATGGTGTTACCGGAATGGGTGTTCCTTATAGTATTTCTATTTGA
- a CDS encoding Putative membrane lipoprotein (Putative membrane lipoprotein; FUNCTIONS IN: molecular_function unknown; INVOLVED IN: biological_process unknown; LOCATED IN: endomembrane system; EXPRESSED IN: 16 plant structures; EXPRESSED DURING: 9 growth stages; Has 13 Blast hits to 13 proteins in 4 species: Archae - 0; Bacteria - 0; Metazoa - 0; Fungi - 0; Plants - 13; Viruses - 0; Other Eukaryotes - 0 (source: NCBI BLink).) produces MGINSKHVVVVIMVMMVIISSCLAARNIIPRETNQESEKVSREMIIGKEEDSTEKIEHPRSSVENHHYIPRQDFYNYGPGGENNGGGGGGG; encoded by the coding sequence ATGGGGATAAACTCTAAGCATGTTGTGGTTGTTATTATGGTGATGATGGTCATTATAAGCTCATGTTTGGCTGCAAGGAATATAATTCCCCGGGAAACTAATCAAGAAAGCGAAAAAGTGTCCCGAGAGATGATCAtagggaaagaagaagactctaCTGAGAAAATAGAGCACCCAAGAAGCAGCGTGGAGAATCACCATTATATCCCAAGACAAGATTTCTACAACTATGGACCTGGAGGCGAAAATaatggaggaggtggtggtggtggataA
- the LOX2 gene encoding lipoxygenase 2 produces the protein MPEDFGPVGAIKIQNQYHRQLFLKGVELKLPGGSITFTCESWVAPKSVDPTKRIFFSDKSYLPSQTPEPLKKYRKEELETLQGKNREEVGEFTKFERIYDYDVYNDVGDPDNDPELARPVIGGLTHPYPRRCKTGRKPCETDPSSEQRYGGEFYVPRDEEFSTAKGTSFTGKAVLAALPSIFPQIESVLLSPQEPFPHFKAIQNLFEEGIQLPKDAGLLPLLPRIIKALGEAQDDILQFDAPVLINRDRFSWLRDDEFARQTLAGLNPYSIQLVEEWPLISKLDPAVYGDPTSLITWEIVEREVKGNMTVDEALKNKRLFVLDYHDLLLPYVNKVRELNNTTLYASRTLFFLSDDSTLRPVAIELTCPPNINKPQWKQVFTPGYDATSCWLWNLAKTHAISHDAGYHQLISHWLRTHACTEPYIIAANRQLSAMHPIYRLLHPHFRYTMEINARARQSLVNGGGIIETCFWPGKYALELSSAVYGKLWRFDQEGLPADLIKRGLAEEDKTAEHGVRLTIPDYPFANDGLILWDAIKEWVTDYVKHYYPDEELITSDEELQGWWSEVRNIGHGDKKDEPWWPVLKTQDDLIGVVTTIAWVTSGHHAAVNFGQYGYGGYFPNRPTTTRIRMPTEDPTDEALKEFYESPEKVLLKTYPSQKQATLVMVTLDLLSTHSPDEEYIGEQQEASWANEPVINAAFERFKGKLQYLEGVIDERNVNITLKNRAGAGVVKYELLKPTSEHGVTGMGVPYSISI, from the exons ATGCCTGAAGACTTTGGACCAGTGGGAGCCATCAAGATTCAGAACCAATACCATCGACAGTTGTTCCTCAAGGGGGTAGAGCTTAAATTACCCGGCGGGTCGATAACGTTTACATGTGAGTCATGGGTGGCCCCCAAGTCCGTTGACCCAACCAAGCGGATATTCTTCTCCGACAAGTCCTACTTGCCTTCCCAAACACCAGAGCCTCTTAAAAAGTATCGAAAAGAGGAGCTCGAGACCTTACAAGGCAAGAACCGCGAGGAAGTTGGTGAATTTACCAAGTTTGAGCGCATTTACGACTATGATGTGTACAACGATGTTGGTGACCCTGACAATGATCCTGAACTTGCTCGTCCGGTAATTGGAGGCCTCACACATCCATATCCAAGGCGTTGCAAGACCGGTCGAAAACCTTGTGAGACTGACCCCTCTTCAGAGCAACGCTACGGGGGAGAGTTCTATGTACCAAGAGACGAGGAGTTCTCTACAGCCAAGGGCACTTCATTCACAGGCAAGGCCGTACTGGCAGCTCTTCCCTCCATCTTCCCTCAGATCGAGTCTGTTCTATTGAGTCCCCAAGAACCTTTTCCACACTTCAAGGCCATACAAAATCTCTTTGAAGAAGGCATTCAGCTTCCCAAGGATGCTGGCCTCTTACCTCTGCTCCCCAGAATCATCAAAGCTCTTGGCGAAGCTCAAGATGATATTCTCCAGTTTGATGCCCCAGTTCTCATTAACA GGGATAGATTTTCATGGTTACGAGACGACGAGTTTGCTCGCCAGACACTTGCCGGCCTTAATCCTTATAGCATTCAGCTAGTTGAA GAGTGGCCGTTAATAAGCAAACTAGACCCGGCCGTTTATGGTGATCCCACCTCACTCATTACTTGGGAAATTGTGGAAAGAGAAGTTAAAGGAAACATGACAGTTGATGAG GCTCTAAAGAATAAGAGATTGTTCGTGTTGGATTATCATGATTTGCTTCTACCATATGTGAACAAAGTGAGAGAGTTAAACAATACCACATTATATGCTTCTAGAACACTATTCTTCCTCAGCGATGATAGCACATTGAGGCCTGTTGCCATTGAGTTGACTTGTCCACCAAATATCAACAAGCCCCAATGGAAACAAGTCTTCACGCCAGGCTATGATGCTACGTCATGCTGGCTATGGAATCTTGCTAAGACTCATGCTATCTCTCATGACGCCGGTTATCATCAGCTTATTTCCCATTG GTTGAGGACTCATGCCTGTACGGAGCCATACATAATAGCGGCAAATAGACAACTAAGTGCCATGCATCCCATTTATAGGCTTTTGCATCCTCATTTCCGCTACACCATGGAAATCAACGCTCGTGCACGCCAAAGTCTTGTCAACGGAGGTGGAATCATTGAGACTTGTTTCTGGCCCGGGAAGTATGCATTAGAGCTAAGTTCAGCCGTCTATGGTAAACTATGGAGGTTTGACCAGGAAGGCTTACCCGCGGATCTCATCAAAag GGGGTTGGCTGAGGAAGATAAGACCGCAGAACATGGAGTACGTCTGACGATACCAGACTATCCATTTGCAAATGATGGTCTAATATTGTGGGATGCAATTAAAGAATGGGTGACAGACTATGTGAAACATTACTATCCTGATGAAGAACTGATCACATCGGACGAGGAACTCCAAGGATGGTGGAGTGAAGTGCGGAACATAGGCCACGGAGACAAGAAAGACGAACCTTGGTGGCCTGTCCTCAAAACACAAGATGACTTGATTGGTGTGGTAACTACGATTGCATGGGTCACCTCAGGTCACCATGCAGCTGTAAACTTTGGACAGTACGGATATGGAGGATACTTTCCCAACCGACCAACGACAACAAGGATAAGAATGCCAACGGAAGATCCGACAGATGAAGCCTTAAAAGAGTTCTATGAGTCGCCAGAAAAAGTGTTGCTTAAGACATACCCATCGCAGAAACAGGCGACCCTAGTGATGGTCACGTTGGATCTTTTATCAACACATTCACCTGACGAAGAGTACATTGGAGAACAACAAGAAGCATCTTGGGCCAATGAGCCTGTTATCAATGCTGCATTTGAAAGATTCAAAGGCAAGCTCCAATATCTAGAAGGAGTGATAGATGAGAGAAACGTGAACATTACTCTAAAGAATAGAGCTGGAGCTGGTGTTGTTAAGTATGAGCTTTTGAAGCCTACCTCTGAGCATGGTGTTACCGGAATGGGTGTTCCTTATAGTATTTCTATTTGA